CACTTTACATTGACTTATACGATCTTGTTTCAAGCTATCCAACAAAATTTCGTGATATACCGCATCCTACGAATACGAATTTTCAATTAGCTAATGGAAGGATAATCGCTTGGTGTTAACTAAGTAAGTACCTTTTTTAAGATTTCAAGTATGTAAGCATACGTTAAATTTATCGCCTTTGCTGCATTTTGTCTCGCAACGAATTTTTGATATCGCGACACCAATCTCTGTTGCGCTCGAGTCCATGGCAcgtcttttttttcttcgtaaATATTGCACAGCTCTGCGTGTTCTACCTGtgtcatatacgtatatatgcatGTCgtgttatatacatatttccatGTATATAGTATAGTTTATTCTTTCTTAGGTACATACAATATGTATTTAGGTCGTTGGACGAAACATACTTGTAGTTCGAAACATCGTTTCatctttcgtttcttctcgTAACGAAGCTTATCTAATTGACAGCGTTTCCTATGATTTTCCTCGTAAATAGATTCACAAATGTGCTATGCGGGAGCAACGAAAAAGCCTATCGTGAAATGTTTGAGCCGTTTGGaccgtataaataataataatcgaataataaaataagaggAAAAAAGATTTACTTCTATTTCTCGGCCTTGGCATTTTAATCGTAAATTTTTACGACTTCGCAATAAACCACGCACATGACCTTTTGGAATTCCTTTCGTTATCTCGTTAACAATTTGACGATAATTGTTTACATCTCGTTTGTACGTACTTAATTGCCAtgatatctttttctttaattttgtagCATCTTGCAGCCTTATCTTCTTTTCACGTGCTAGATTTTGTGAGAGTTTTAATTAACGGCCAACAGTCTTATAACGAAAAAACATAAACGGTTAATTGTGAAAAGTCGGTGAGTTGCACAGATGTTGCCCCGAAGTAGGTGGaaagagaaaagcaaaacatCGATGATGGAATTGGAAAACTTTAAATTTGATTTGACGTTCAGTCGAAGATATCCGCGCGCATCTCGTGTAGTATACCTTCttataagatatttttatttcgttgTAAAATCAACTATGACGCAAGTGACTACCACGAGATTCCCTTACCATGTAATTTAAGGATCCCACGATATTGTTCCAATTTATCTTTAGTCGACCATCTTACATCTTTGATTCTACGAAATGTCAGTGGAATTCGTTTCTGAAATAACATTTCAGTCAGTAGACCGTTGGTAGAATGATCGCCACTGATTCGTTGGTATCACAAACATTATCGTTGCGGTTCGCTACGATTCGCGACAGTTTAATGGCTGTGTTGAAAAACCAAGGAATGACTGACTAAAGTTTAATAGTTAAAGTAACtgcaaaagataaaaaataagaGCCCGAAATCTTAGAGAATaacgtaattttattttacatacaaAGACGTATCACATACAAGGGAAAAATGAGAGATTCTATAATCTTCTAAGGGTTAGAATTAGGCATCATGTAATCTATATCGCATTCATTTATTGCACACGTATTATCACATacattctctctctttttctctctctttctttccttttccctCCATTCTTCTACTCTTCtcccttttccttctttatCATCTTTGTCGTCTCCTCATTCTATTTCCTATTCTAAATTCTCTCTTTGTCATTCTTGTTTTTAAATATCGTTGTTCCTCTTGTTTCCTTAGTTTCtcggaatatattataataatattctgtTAGTAAAAAAATGTCTGATATTATTACGGATCTGCATTTAAGCATTCACGTACAACGTAGCTAACCACGTTGAGCTGGAGTCTAACGGTAAGTTTATGTATCGTTGTCGAAATTGCTATGCACGAAGTATTATACATACGTATCTCGAACAGCGATGTAATGTCAACGCTCACGATATGAGATTGCAAGAAAACGACTGGTTAGGCGATTAATCGTTTCGAATGCATACAAATTCGATCGTGTAGCTTCGTTGATATGTATCATTTATTCTACGATCAAACACGGTCTATTTTGTGCTTTAGATCGTATATGTTTTCAATGGAATCGTTTAAATTGCCGCATAATTTATTAATCGAGGGGTACGCGATTGGCAATTGGGCGATATGGTGACATGCAGTTGCGTGTTTGTTCGCGCCTTACAACGGTACATTGGTACGACACTGGTTATCATTGATGagatttttaaagaattcaTTTTCTCTTTAAACATCTTTATATGACCTACAAGGTGGTGGGGGGGCACTCCATATTCCATTTTCTCGACAAGTTGGCTTCCTTACAGGTTCCAATGGTGTAACGTATCCCGGTGAACAAGTTACCTGTTAAGCAATCAATGTGAtgaataagaaaagaaaaatgaagtattcaatttaattcatatacatatgtgtatacaGATAGATCTATAGATAAACaggagaaaattagaaaacgaaattaaaagAACGATAGATTAACCTGTTACCTGTATATTATCACCTGGTTTGTACCAAAATTTAAGAGGTGCGATTCGTCCATGAGGCGGATCGCCTGGGTAAGGACATCTCACTTTACCTAATGATACGGAAGTGTTATTAGTAACAGAACGAAATAGATGCATCCGTCCGATTAAATACTATGTCCATGGTATGGAAACTTACAGACTGGTGGCGGATGAGACCATGTTCCGTTCTCTGTACATATTACAGAGGCCTCGCCTAACAATTGATGACCAGGCACGCAAGCAAACCTGACAAGTGCACCAACTTTGTACATACGCGTTTGGTGTTGTTTTCTTCCTGAATTATGGCGATTCGTTTGTTCGATAATACGGCCACTCTTTGGTATCGACGGAGTCGGACAGATGATTTCTGCAAAATTGATCACGTTACGCGTTTTCTGCGTTATCGatgtacgatatatatatatatacagtatatatatatactgcaCTTTTTTACGCGAGTAAATAACAGGAAAAGAATTTACGAAGCCTACCCTCGCAACTAGGCGTACTTCCGCTCCACGAACCGTCACCTTGGCACTCTATGCTCTGCGATCCTAATAATCTATGACCCCACATGCAGGCAAATACCGCTCTATGACCAAATGTATTGTTGTATTCGAGAAGTTGCAACCTTGTATCATCGAATTTATCTATAGGTGGGCATACGATTGTTTCGCATCGCGGAATTTCGGCTGACCATTTACCTGGAAAAGTATTTATTAGTAATACCGCTGTCGCCACGATCTCACCTCAACTCTTCCTTTCATCTTTTATTCCGTCCACGATATTACGTACACATGTATAATCCCTTACCGTTGTATTGACACGTTATACCAGCTGCGCCTTCTAGTTTAAATCCAATTGGACACTCGAACGTTGCTCCGTGACCCATACGCGCACCTTCGATCTTACCGATTAACGGTGGTTTGGGTAGGTTCAGAACGGGACACTGAACATCTGGAAATATGAGAATGCATTTATTTCGTATGCGTCTAAACGTTTGCTCACActgaaaaatagaaatttgcaAAAGGAGAAGGGAAAACAAAGAAAAGGATAATTGAACTTACCCACAACGTGGACACGTATGGAGTTGGATAATCCACGAGGTGTAGAGCACGTGTAAACTCCTGAATCTTGCGTTTTCGCATAATATATCGATAATCGATACTTCCAGTCTCTTTCACGAGCAGCGATCGCCCATCCTGAATTGTCGAAAAGATTGTTACAATGACTAGAACTGTATTATGCGATTGTTAGTTGTCGATCCTAATGATCCTTAACGTGCTCGTCCAATCCCTCATACTCGAAGGAAGAACTAAAACGTTAATCACGATATCGTTTCCCTTATGAATCTTGCCTTTTTTCTCGATCGGTAAAGCCAAACATTTCAACATAAAACGAAACTTTTATCTAGCTTTTTGCTACACGTATGCGACAAGCGTGGAAATATCATCGTATAAATATGACCGATGTAATCGTATAAACTATTACAAGAATCGATTGGGAACCTATACACAGACCGATGCGCGTAATATTATGTTAatttttctgaattaaatttGGTAAACAATGGTTGACCTCGTCAtgcattgcatatatgtatatataatcaaTCTAGCTGTAAGCATATCTTAATTAAAAGCGTCTCAACATACAACTGAAGAAAATTATCTTACAATTGTAGGAGACAGTTTATTTATACACGCTCTGTATCACAATGCGCAATTCGCAATAAAACGTCGACGATCGTCAGAAGGCTTACCGGTCAAGTATTGACGAAATGTCGAGGTCCAAGTCCATTCGGGATTACCAAGTTTTCTAGCGAATAGGCATTCCAGGTGAAGAATGCTTCCAGGATAAACGGCGAGAGCACCGGATGGCTCGACGGCAGCTGAACCGGCCGGTAATCCAAACACGATCGTTGGCGGTACATCCTCTGTTTCTCCTCGAACAATCAACGAGAGGAGAAATATTAAATGGAACAGGATTTCGTTCCGTTTCCTGACGGGTAAGAAAATTCACGAAATGGGAAGAGAATTCCGAATAGCTAGGGCTTTCAGCTTTATAAGGCTGTGTCCTAATTGGACGTCCCATAGCCACAAGTGCGACAATAGGACAGTGCTCATAAATATGTATGTTAATCGTATAACGAAATAGAAATGGATAGGACAGCGGTGGAGGTTGAAGAGGATAATCAGTCGTAGGACAGTGCGATGAAGGAAAAGCCAACGTAGCAGAGGGAAGATTCATAAGCCACAAGAGGATCGCACAACAGAGCCACAGCAAAGTAGGATCGTTTCCCCTTCGTATGAATAAGAAGATGATCGACTCAGACAACGGAACCtttcgaaatttgaaaattttttaatgttaataCACATTTCATTAATACAATAGTGAGATTTTCCTAATTAAAACCAGACCAAACAGGatattgttattaaaaattGGCAATGCTACACCATCCGTATATAATACTTCTACATAGAAAATTTTACAACGTGTAGTAGAAAGTGTATATTAACTTTGAGTATTGCATTAAAGTATATTGTATACTATTGTATTGTGTACTATTGTAAGTatactatttttatatgtttatacacattttatatgaaaatgaaatttagaAGGTGATATAAAAACGCTTCATTGAAAAGTAAGGATATATTTTTGCAAATAGCTTTTCTAGCTACTTTGTACTAGGCTCTTTTTGTACCTcaaaaatcaataaagtatgATTTCTACTTAAAGATCTTCTAAAATATGTAGTTTAGACCTCGTTGGCGGACCATGCGAAGAAGGATCAAATTTCAATCAACTGGAGTGACGAATACGACATTGTCGCATCGCACATGTTATCACTTTGGACGCGGCCATAAAACATGCTATGTTCGTTTGGTGTCGTGCTAATCGGTCCTGTACGATCGTCGCTGTGCAACGTCCAATTAAGATACATAGAATAGTACATACCAGACGTAGATATTTCCAATGATTGTAACACCTACGTATACGAGCTGATATATTTTAACCAATCAATTAccttatcttgtaatttttgtaAGAAATTACGAATAAGTAACGAATTATACAGGTAAAAGGGattacaagaaattagaaatagGAGAAATATTCATTTACTAACCGGTATAATTTGAAATCGCTGTCGTTGGAGTACAAGAGGGTAGTTTCCCGCTCCAACTTGCATTACGACAATGCAACAGAGGATCACCGACGAGCTTGTATTTGCCAAGTTCCCTGCATCTTACCGTCACCCGTTCCCCGTGTGGTACAGTGATCTTGTCTACCTAGTAACAATAGTGCACATGATCGTGT
This portion of the Bombus affinis isolate iyBomAffi1 chromosome 1, iyBomAffi1.2, whole genome shotgun sequence genome encodes:
- the LOC126928677 gene encoding locomotion-related protein Hikaru genki isoform X1; the protein is MSIEKERTRKFFESAHGMKLSAGYYVLLLGLVTTVTFCTAKQIDSDGFHRGCKLEGLHPFLIVTYKNITISVDKITVPHGERVTVRCRELGKYKLVGDPLLHCRNASWSGKLPSCTPTTAISNYTGVTIIGNIYVWKRNEILFHLIFLLSLIVRGETEDVPPTIVFGLPAGSAAVEPSGALAVYPGSILHLECLFARKLGNPEWTWTSTFRQYLTGWAIAARERDWKYRLSIYYAKTQDSGVYTCSTPRGLSNSIRVHVVDVQCPVLNLPKPPLIGKIEGARMGHGATFECPIGFKLEGAAGITCQYNGKWSAEIPRCETIVCPPIDKFDDTRLQLLEYNNTFGHRAVFACMWGHRLLGSQSIECQGDGSWSGSTPSCEEIICPTPSIPKSGRIIEQTNRHNSGRKQHQTRMYKVGALVRFACVPGHQLLGEASVICTENGTWSHPPPVCKVRCPYPGDPPHGRIAPLKFWYKPGDNIQVTCSPGYVTPLEPVRKPTCRENGIWSAPPPPCRSYKDV
- the LOC126928677 gene encoding locomotion-related protein Hikaru genki isoform X2; this translates as MSIEKERTRKFFESAHGMKLSAGYYVLLLGLVTTVTFCTAKQIDSDGFHRGCKLEGLHPFLIVTYKNITISVDKITVPHGERVTVRCRELGKYKLVGDPLLHCRNASWSGKLPSCTPTTAISNYTGETEDVPPTIVFGLPAGSAAVEPSGALAVYPGSILHLECLFARKLGNPEWTWTSTFRQYLTGWAIAARERDWKYRLSIYYAKTQDSGVYTCSTPRGLSNSIRVHVVDVQCPVLNLPKPPLIGKIEGARMGHGATFECPIGFKLEGAAGITCQYNGKWSAEIPRCETIVCPPIDKFDDTRLQLLEYNNTFGHRAVFACMWGHRLLGSQSIECQGDGSWSGSTPSCEEIICPTPSIPKSGRIIEQTNRHNSGRKQHQTRMYKVGALVRFACVPGHQLLGEASVICTENGTWSHPPPVCKVRCPYPGDPPHGRIAPLKFWYKPGDNIQVTCSPGYVTPLEPVRKPTCRENGIWSAPPPPCRSYKDV
- the LOC126928677 gene encoding locomotion-related protein Hikaru genki isoform X3, producing MSIEKERTRKFFESAHGMKLSAGYYVLLLGLVTTVTFCTAKQIDSDGFHRGCKLEGLHPFLIVTYKNITISVDKITVPHGERVTVRCRELGKYKLVGDPLLHCRNASWSGKLPSCTPTTAISNYTEDVPPTIVFGLPAGSAAVEPSGALAVYPGSILHLECLFARKLGNPEWTWTSTFRQYLTGWAIAARERDWKYRLSIYYAKTQDSGVYTCSTPRGLSNSIRVHVVDVQCPVLNLPKPPLIGKIEGARMGHGATFECPIGFKLEGAAGITCQYNGKWSAEIPRCETIVCPPIDKFDDTRLQLLEYNNTFGHRAVFACMWGHRLLGSQSIECQGDGSWSGSTPSCEEIICPTPSIPKSGRIIEQTNRHNSGRKQHQTRMYKVGALVRFACVPGHQLLGEASVICTENGTWSHPPPVCKVRCPYPGDPPHGRIAPLKFWYKPGDNIQVTCSPGYVTPLEPVRKPTCRENGIWSAPPPPCRSYKDV